The following are from one region of the Sporichthyaceae bacterium genome:
- a CDS encoding glycosyltransferase family 2 protein: protein MTSVGLCMIVKNEAHVIERCLGSVRTFVDHWTIVDTGSTDGTQELIRALLGDTPGHLHERPWRDFGHNRSEALALARPHADYSFVIDADEVLEAPTGFGWPDLTADAVHLQHRTGATTYRRASLVANRLAWLYRGVLHEYLEVPGVATASTYLDGPVVSGLFDGGRSQGVSPAEKYARDALVLEAALAAEPDNARYQYYLARSYRDSGQLTKALEAFRRRAIMGGFDEEVADSLFEVARHLETLQADPDEIVVAYLKAWEHRPSRAEALTELARHAREAKRFPLARLVAQQAMRLPRPAGDLLWVQEDVYSWRSEDEFAVASYWTGHYAESAAACRHLLAGDQLPAEQRARVVANLDFAQSRCPAEPGLLPAQRA from the coding sequence ATGACCTCGGTCGGCCTGTGCATGATCGTCAAAAATGAGGCACACGTGATCGAGCGTTGCTTGGGCTCGGTGCGCACGTTCGTCGATCACTGGACCATCGTTGACACCGGCTCCACCGATGGCACGCAAGAGTTGATCCGCGCACTGCTCGGTGACACCCCGGGTCACCTGCACGAGCGCCCGTGGCGCGACTTCGGGCACAACCGGTCCGAGGCGTTGGCCCTGGCCCGGCCGCATGCCGACTACAGCTTCGTGATCGACGCCGACGAAGTGCTCGAGGCGCCCACCGGTTTTGGCTGGCCCGACCTCACCGCGGACGCGGTCCACCTCCAGCACCGCACCGGTGCGACGACCTACCGCCGGGCGAGCCTGGTGGCCAACCGCCTGGCATGGCTCTATCGCGGCGTGCTGCACGAGTACCTCGAAGTGCCCGGCGTGGCGACCGCCTCGACGTACCTGGACGGGCCGGTGGTCTCGGGGCTTTTCGACGGAGGCCGCAGTCAGGGCGTGAGCCCCGCCGAGAAGTACGCCCGCGACGCCCTGGTGCTCGAGGCGGCGCTGGCCGCCGAGCCCGACAACGCCCGCTACCAGTACTACCTGGCCCGCAGCTATCGGGACAGCGGGCAGCTCACCAAGGCCCTCGAGGCGTTTCGTCGGCGCGCGATCATGGGTGGCTTCGACGAGGAGGTGGCCGACTCGCTGTTCGAGGTGGCCCGTCACCTCGAAACCCTGCAGGCCGACCCCGACGAGATCGTGGTGGCCTACCTGAAGGCCTGGGAGCATCGTCCCAGCCGCGCGGAGGCGTTGACGGAGCTTGCCCGCCACGCCCGGGAGGCCAAGCGGTTCCCACTGGCTCGTCTCGTCGCGCAACAGGCGATGCGACTCCCGCGTCCGGCAGGCGACCTGCTCTGGGTGCAGGAGGACGTGTACTCCTGGCGCAGCGAGGACGAATTTGCGGTTGCGTCGTACTGGACGGGGCACTACGCGGAGTCGGCTGCGGCCTGCCGCCACCTGCTCGCCGGCGACCAGCTGCCCGCGGAGCAGCGGGCCCGAGTCGTCGCGAATCTCGATTTCGCGCAGAGTCGCTGCCCGGCGGAGCCCGGGCTGCTGCCGGCGCAACGCGCCTGA
- a CDS encoding glycosyltransferase — protein MNIGLPVVYVLGGSGELYTPAVPDFETRELDVHRFGGEDELLAALSVTEPQAIVTFGPIENYPRLHRLPYTLRSRWINLPDGMDPEDAGGRALHCFLHDALVPKPADAPPLVSVFTPAYRTGKRIERALRSLQQQSHAEWEWVIVDDSDDDGETWRLLESLAARDHRVSLYRQRSRSGNIGELKNKLGHLCQGAYLVELDHDDELTPYALEWVVEAFRANPDAGFVYSDCAEVYELGGDRSYENGWAWGFGVCRPDRVWTMDGWRDLVVIEAPPINAKTIRHIVSTPNHFRSWRRDFYHHIGGHNRKLHVADDYEICIRSFLNAPVVRIPEVGYLQYYTSGTNTQSVRNQEIQRLVRCISTHYDAAIHARLVQLGADDFCWDGEAGFGNLWSEMPAVPVPALNRLHLPIRSGLAGRLTEAPRGQLVHPRAPMDPPPAARGIRWANASPPGE, from the coding sequence ATGAACATCGGTCTGCCGGTGGTGTACGTGCTGGGCGGAAGCGGCGAGCTGTACACACCTGCGGTGCCCGACTTCGAGACGCGGGAGCTGGACGTGCATCGGTTCGGTGGCGAGGACGAGTTGCTCGCCGCGTTGTCGGTCACCGAGCCACAGGCAATCGTGACCTTCGGGCCGATCGAGAACTACCCGCGGCTGCATCGGCTGCCGTACACGCTGCGCAGCCGATGGATCAACCTGCCCGACGGTATGGATCCCGAGGACGCCGGCGGGCGGGCGCTCCACTGCTTCCTGCACGACGCCTTGGTGCCCAAGCCCGCCGACGCGCCACCGCTGGTATCGGTGTTCACCCCCGCCTATCGGACCGGGAAGCGGATAGAACGGGCGCTGCGCTCGCTGCAACAGCAGAGCCACGCGGAGTGGGAGTGGGTCATCGTCGACGACTCCGACGACGATGGTGAGACCTGGCGGCTGTTGGAATCGTTGGCCGCGCGCGACCACCGGGTGTCGCTGTATCGGCAGCGCTCCCGGTCGGGAAACATCGGCGAACTCAAGAACAAGCTCGGCCATCTGTGCCAGGGCGCGTACCTGGTCGAACTCGACCACGACGATGAACTGACGCCGTACGCGCTGGAGTGGGTGGTCGAGGCATTCCGCGCCAACCCCGACGCGGGCTTCGTCTACTCCGATTGCGCCGAGGTCTACGAACTCGGTGGCGATCGTAGTTACGAAAACGGCTGGGCCTGGGGTTTCGGCGTCTGCCGACCGGACCGGGTATGGACCATGGACGGTTGGCGCGACCTGGTGGTGATCGAGGCGCCGCCGATCAACGCCAAGACGATTCGGCACATCGTCTCCACGCCGAATCACTTCCGGTCCTGGAGGCGGGACTTCTACCACCACATCGGCGGGCACAACCGCAAGCTGCACGTGGCCGACGACTACGAGATCTGTATCCGGTCCTTCCTCAACGCGCCCGTGGTGCGCATCCCCGAGGTCGGTTACCTGCAGTACTACACCAGCGGCACGAACACGCAGTCGGTGCGCAATCAGGAGATCCAGCGCCTGGTGCGCTGCATTTCCACCCACTACGACGCCGCCATTCATGCTCGCCTGGTGCAGCTGGGTGCCGATGACTTCTGCTGGGACGGCGAAGCCGGGTTCGGCAACCTGTGGTCGGAGATGCCGGCGGTCCCCGTACCCGCCTTGAACCGGCTTCATCTACCGATCAGATCCGGATTGGCCGGCCGACTGACCGAGGCACCCCGCGGTCAGCTCGTCCATCCGCGGGCTCCCATGGATCCTCCACCTGCCGCTCGCGGTATCAGATGGGCCAATGCGAGTCCGCCGGGCGAGTGA
- a CDS encoding NfeD family protein encodes MHAWVWWLIATAGLLVVEMLTVDLIFAMLAAGAVAGAVVSAAGVGVQVGAALVVALAGVLVVRPVALRHLQSTPQTRTGTAALVGRQALVLDRVDGRGGQVKLAGEVWSARAYDGFSVFESGADVLVLEIEGATALIG; translated from the coding sequence GTGCACGCATGGGTGTGGTGGCTGATCGCGACGGCGGGCTTGCTCGTCGTCGAAATGCTCACCGTCGACCTGATTTTCGCGATGCTCGCGGCCGGGGCGGTGGCGGGCGCGGTGGTGTCCGCAGCCGGCGTCGGGGTGCAGGTCGGCGCTGCGTTGGTAGTGGCGTTGGCGGGCGTCCTGGTGGTTCGTCCGGTGGCGCTGCGCCACCTGCAGAGCACGCCGCAAACACGCACCGGCACGGCCGCGCTGGTGGGGCGGCAGGCGTTGGTGCTGGACCGGGTCGACGGGCGCGGCGGACAGGTGAAGCTCGCCGGTGAGGTGTGGTCCGCGCGCGCCTACGACGGCTTCAGCGTGTTCGAGTCCGGCGCCGACGTTCTGGTGCTGGAGATCGAGGGCGCGACCGCGCTCATCGGCTGA
- a CDS encoding ABC transporter permease, with protein MAADPGLPLMWLITLRDLQWRRRRFGFGALGAAMVFAVTLLLSGLSAGLHGEASRNIQAVGADAWLVRAGVSGPFSALSAMPDTVVEQVAAAPGVRRADPWILAFGTTDGARQVDVNVVGYRPGGLGPPAPSAGRQPTRPGEVLVDSATGYKIGDQFTMNGTPLTVVGKVKHMTLRGGVGNIYLNLRDAQAVLFKSNRIVTAVITQGVPKDPAALGLAALSQTQARGDILRLFQKALRGIDLLRLILWAVAIAVIGTVIYLSVLERIQDLAVLKAIGIATNSLMFSLVVQAALMSLLAAGAAIVMSFAVAPSFPMPVSMSVSSCAALIGFAFTIGLVSSIAGLRRAVGVDPATAFGGAI; from the coding sequence ATGGCTGCCGATCCGGGACTGCCGCTCATGTGGCTGATCACGCTGCGCGACCTGCAATGGCGCCGTCGTCGATTCGGTTTCGGCGCGCTGGGCGCGGCCATGGTCTTCGCGGTCACCTTGCTGCTGTCCGGGCTGAGCGCGGGGCTGCACGGGGAGGCCAGCCGCAACATTCAGGCGGTCGGCGCCGACGCCTGGCTGGTACGCGCCGGGGTCAGCGGCCCGTTCAGCGCGCTGTCCGCGATGCCGGACACCGTGGTGGAACAGGTCGCGGCCGCCCCCGGCGTCCGCCGGGCCGACCCGTGGATCCTCGCCTTCGGCACCACCGATGGTGCCCGGCAAGTGGACGTCAACGTGGTCGGCTATCGCCCCGGCGGGCTCGGTCCGCCGGCGCCCTCGGCCGGGCGGCAGCCAACCCGTCCCGGTGAGGTGCTGGTGGACTCCGCCACTGGCTACAAGATCGGGGATCAGTTCACCATGAACGGGACCCCGCTGACCGTGGTCGGCAAGGTCAAGCACATGACCCTGCGCGGTGGGGTGGGCAATATCTACCTGAACCTGCGCGACGCCCAAGCGGTGTTGTTCAAGAGCAACCGCATCGTCACCGCGGTCATCACCCAGGGCGTGCCGAAAGACCCGGCGGCGCTCGGACTCGCCGCGCTCAGCCAGACCCAGGCGCGCGGGGACATCCTGCGGTTGTTCCAAAAGGCACTGCGCGGCATCGATCTGCTGCGCCTGATCCTGTGGGCGGTGGCGATCGCGGTGATCGGCACCGTGATCTACCTTTCGGTGCTGGAACGCATCCAGGACCTCGCGGTGCTCAAGGCCATCGGCATCGCCACGAACTCGTTGATGTTCAGTTTGGTGGTGCAGGCGGCGTTGATGTCGCTGCTGGCAGCCGGGGCCGCGATCGTGATGAGTTTCGCCGTCGCGCCGTCGTTCCCCATGCCGGTGTCGATGTCGGTGTCCTCGTGCGCCGCTTTGATCGGTTTCGCGTTCACCATCGGGTTGGTGTCCAGCATCGCCGGGTTACGCCGCGCCGTCGGCGTGGACCCGGCCACCGCGTTCGGGGGGGCGATCTGA
- a CDS encoding SPFH domain-containing protein: MDTVAALIALGVVVLFVIMVLYRAVRIVPQARAGIVERLGRYSRTLNPGLTLLVPFVDRLRPLIDLREQVVSFPPQPVITEDNLVVSIDTVIYFQVTDAKAATYEIADFIQGVEQLTVTTLRNVVGGLTLEQTLTSRDGINAALRLVLDEATGRWGLRVNRVELKSIDPPATIQGAMEQQMRAERDKRAAILQAEGFKQSAILTAEGERQAQILRAEGEAQAAVLRADGEAKAIKIVFAAIHEGDADPKLLSYQYLQTLPQLARGEANTIWVVPSELGKALEGLGDAFGGRNAPPAE; this comes from the coding sequence ATGGACACGGTGGCGGCGTTGATCGCGCTCGGCGTGGTGGTGCTGTTCGTGATCATGGTGCTGTACCGGGCGGTGCGCATCGTGCCGCAGGCCAGGGCGGGGATCGTGGAGCGGCTGGGCCGGTATTCGCGCACGCTGAATCCGGGCCTGACGCTGCTGGTCCCGTTCGTGGACCGGTTGCGGCCGCTGATCGACCTACGCGAGCAAGTGGTCTCCTTCCCCCCGCAGCCGGTGATCACCGAGGACAACCTGGTGGTGTCCATCGACACCGTCATCTACTTCCAGGTCACCGACGCCAAGGCGGCGACCTACGAGATCGCCGACTTCATCCAGGGCGTTGAGCAACTGACCGTCACCACGCTGCGCAACGTGGTCGGTGGCTTGACCCTGGAGCAGACGCTCACCTCCCGCGACGGGATCAATGCCGCGCTGCGCCTTGTGCTGGACGAGGCCACCGGGCGTTGGGGACTGCGGGTGAACCGGGTCGAGCTCAAGTCCATCGACCCGCCGGCCACGATCCAGGGCGCCATGGAGCAGCAGATGCGCGCCGAGCGGGACAAGCGCGCCGCCATCCTGCAGGCCGAGGGCTTCAAGCAGTCCGCGATCCTCACCGCGGAGGGCGAGCGGCAGGCCCAGATCCTGCGCGCCGAGGGTGAGGCACAGGCCGCGGTGCTGCGCGCCGACGGCGAGGCCAAGGCCATCAAGATCGTGTTCGCCGCCATCCACGAGGGCGACGCGGACCCGAAACTGTTGAGCTACCAGTACCTGCAGACCCTGCCGCAGTTGGCGCGCGGGGAGGCCAACACGATCTGGGTGGTGCCCAGCGAACTCGGCAAGGCCCTGGAGGGTCTGGGCGACGCATTCGGCGGACGGAACGCACCCCCCGCGGAATGA
- a CDS encoding DUF3817 domain-containing protein, whose protein sequence is MLSTPIGRLRVFSVLEAISYLALLSIAVPMQIGGNDSLIAPAGATHGVLFIFYVLSAWQVRTALSWPNNVIAKVLVAAVIPFAPFFVERWLRTQQVPAHS, encoded by the coding sequence GTGCTGTCGACGCCGATCGGGCGGTTGCGGGTGTTCTCGGTGCTGGAGGCGATCAGCTATCTGGCGCTGCTCAGTATCGCGGTGCCCATGCAGATCGGGGGCAACGACTCGTTGATCGCGCCTGCCGGGGCAACCCACGGCGTGCTTTTCATCTTCTACGTGCTGTCCGCCTGGCAGGTGCGCACGGCGCTGTCCTGGCCGAATAACGTCATTGCGAAGGTGTTGGTGGCCGCGGTGATTCCGTTCGCGCCGTTCTTCGTGGAGCGCTGGTTGCGCACGCAGCAGGTGCCCGCCCACTCCTGA
- a CDS encoding tetratricopeptide repeat protein: protein MPQQPPSTPRIAAGAVDLSALKARATRPGPTSPAGSTGSALGVNAEHRGAAPAGGESDGSNPFVIDVTEATFESLVIGTSMQVPVVVDFWADWCEPCKQLSPVLEKLALEYGGRFVLAKVDVEANQRLAELIQVQALPTVMAVLGQSPMPLFQGALPEAQVRQVIEELLKVATANGISGRVALRDTDAADDEDGEEPSLRYPEAFDALVRGDLDAAELGYTEALARQPGDPEAEQGLARVMLFRRVSAADPVTVRQAAADRPLDVAAQCLAADLDAADGVVEDAFQRLVDTVRITAGADRDVAREHLLSLFLVAGSDDPRVATARRALAGALF from the coding sequence ATGCCGCAGCAGCCGCCGTCCACTCCCCGCATCGCCGCCGGTGCCGTTGACCTGTCCGCGCTCAAGGCGCGGGCGACGCGTCCGGGCCCGACGTCTCCGGCCGGGTCAACGGGATCTGCGCTGGGCGTGAACGCTGAGCACCGCGGCGCGGCCCCGGCCGGCGGCGAATCCGACGGGTCCAATCCGTTCGTCATCGACGTCACCGAGGCCACCTTCGAGAGCCTCGTGATCGGCACCTCGATGCAGGTGCCGGTGGTGGTGGACTTCTGGGCCGACTGGTGCGAACCGTGCAAGCAACTCTCCCCGGTGCTGGAGAAGTTGGCGTTGGAGTACGGCGGCCGGTTTGTGCTGGCCAAGGTGGACGTGGAGGCCAACCAGCGGCTGGCCGAGCTGATCCAGGTGCAGGCTCTGCCCACCGTGATGGCCGTGCTGGGGCAGTCCCCGATGCCGTTGTTCCAGGGCGCGCTGCCCGAGGCGCAGGTGCGTCAGGTCATCGAAGAACTGCTGAAGGTGGCCACCGCCAACGGCATCTCCGGGCGAGTGGCGCTGCGGGACACCGACGCGGCGGACGACGAGGACGGCGAGGAGCCATCGCTGCGCTACCCGGAGGCGTTCGACGCGTTGGTGCGCGGGGACCTGGACGCCGCCGAGCTCGGTTACACCGAGGCGTTGGCGCGCCAGCCAGGGGACCCCGAGGCCGAGCAGGGGCTGGCCCGGGTGATGCTGTTCCGTCGGGTGTCCGCCGCCGATCCGGTGACGGTACGTCAGGCCGCCGCCGATCGGCCTTTGGACGTGGCCGCGCAGTGTCTCGCCGCGGACCTGGACGCGGCCGACGGTGTAGTGGAGGACGCGTTCCAGCGACTGGTGGATACCGTGCGGATCACCGCGGGCGCCGATCGGGACGTCGCCCGCGAGCACCTGCTGAGCCTGTTCCTGGTGGCCGGTTCCGACGACCCGCGGGTCGCCACGGCCCGCCGAGCGTTGGCCGGCGCGCTGTTCTGA
- a CDS encoding ATP-binding cassette domain-containing protein: MEKLEIRDLVVEFSSGDYLVRPLDKFKLDAKSGELVLLLGPSGCGKTTLLSCLAGILTPTWGSISLDGKDITKLNAAQLTDYRRHGVGLVFQGFKLLPSLTARENVEAPLRLAGVSSAASRARAEELLTSFDLAERMSSRPGKLSGGQQQRVAIARALAHDPPLLVADEPTAALDYIQVENVVRTLRDLAKPGRIVVVSTHDHRLVPLADKVIKMGTEPVLEGAQPGPVRLAAGEELFAQGDRGELIYVVQRGGIDLFRLLAEGGEELIHTSGPGEYFGELAPLFGFPRSATARAAGNTELIGYTAQQFREMVGPEGIRKAMGRGRAEPQPEPEHEPADA, translated from the coding sequence GTGGAAAAGCTCGAGATCCGCGACCTGGTCGTCGAGTTCTCCAGCGGGGACTACCTGGTTCGGCCGCTGGACAAGTTCAAGCTGGACGCCAAATCCGGCGAACTCGTGCTGCTGCTCGGGCCCAGCGGCTGCGGTAAGACCACGCTGCTGTCCTGCCTGGCGGGCATCCTCACCCCGACGTGGGGCAGCATCTCGTTGGACGGCAAGGACATCACCAAGCTCAACGCGGCGCAGCTCACCGACTACCGCCGGCACGGCGTGGGCCTGGTGTTCCAGGGGTTCAAACTGCTGCCCAGCCTGACGGCGCGGGAGAACGTCGAGGCGCCGCTGCGCCTGGCCGGGGTGAGTTCGGCCGCCTCGCGAGCCCGGGCGGAAGAGTTGCTCACCTCGTTCGATCTGGCCGAGCGCATGTCCAGCCGGCCCGGCAAGTTGTCCGGCGGACAGCAACAACGCGTGGCGATCGCCCGGGCGCTGGCCCACGACCCGCCGCTGCTGGTGGCCGATGAGCCGACCGCGGCCCTGGACTACATCCAGGTGGAGAACGTCGTGCGTACCCTGCGCGACCTGGCCAAGCCCGGCCGCATCGTGGTGGTCTCCACCCACGACCACCGGCTGGTGCCGCTGGCCGACAAGGTGATCAAGATGGGCACCGAGCCGGTGCTCGAGGGCGCGCAACCGGGGCCGGTGCGTCTGGCTGCGGGCGAGGAGCTGTTCGCCCAGGGCGATCGCGGCGAGTTGATCTACGTGGTCCAGCGCGGCGGTATCGACCTGTTCCGCCTCCTCGCCGAGGGCGGCGAGGAACTCATCCACACCAGCGGACCCGGCGAGTACTTCGGCGAACTCGCGCCGCTGTTCGGCTTCCCCCGGTCGGCCACCGCGCGCGCCGCCGGGAACACCGAGCTGATCGGCTACACGGCGCAACAGTTCCGCGAGATGGTCGGTCCCGAAGGCATCCGCAAGGCCATGGGCCGCGGCCGCGCCGAGCCCCAACCCGAGCCCGAGCACGAGCCGGCCGACGCCTGA
- a CDS encoding DUF6445 family protein, whose amino-acid sequence MTDRAFALGQTVTFAGQRSVVREVGERAGRPGYLIENGEARLPMWIPRQILDAHQESDRATDPFHRRVPHLLVVDDFLQNPDEIRALALAQRYQSNPAYFKGLRSDQRFLWPGLREEFGRLLGTAVTEWLGHNANGCFQQTGHADPLVWHHDSQSYAAAIYLTPDAPLGSGTSFWRDRTHGCRRRPTHPLETRRLGTTEAIADAEAAVYEAYNLEHPDNWELVEAVGAVYNRLVVWDASLIHSASSYEGFREPADASRLVQLFFFDV is encoded by the coding sequence ATGACGGACAGGGCGTTCGCGTTGGGTCAGACGGTGACCTTCGCCGGGCAGCGCAGTGTCGTCCGGGAGGTCGGTGAGCGGGCCGGTCGGCCCGGATACCTGATCGAGAACGGTGAGGCGCGCCTGCCCATGTGGATACCCCGGCAGATCCTTGATGCCCACCAGGAGTCGGACCGGGCCACCGATCCCTTTCACCGGCGGGTGCCGCACCTGCTGGTGGTGGACGATTTTCTCCAGAACCCCGACGAAATCCGCGCGTTGGCTCTGGCCCAGCGCTATCAGTCCAACCCGGCGTACTTCAAAGGCCTGCGATCGGACCAACGATTTCTCTGGCCAGGACTGCGCGAAGAGTTCGGTCGGCTGCTCGGCACCGCGGTTACCGAGTGGCTCGGGCACAACGCCAACGGCTGCTTTCAGCAGACCGGCCACGCCGACCCGCTGGTGTGGCATCACGACAGCCAGAGCTACGCGGCCGCGATTTATCTGACGCCGGATGCACCGCTGGGCAGCGGGACCAGCTTTTGGCGCGACCGCACCCACGGGTGCCGGCGTCGTCCCACCCATCCGCTCGAGACGCGCCGGCTGGGCACGACCGAGGCGATCGCGGATGCCGAGGCTGCGGTTTACGAGGCCTACAACCTCGAGCACCCGGACAACTGGGAACTTGTCGAGGCGGTGGGCGCGGTCTACAACCGGCTGGTCGTCTGGGACGCCAGCCTGATCCATTCGGCCTCGTCGTACGAGGGGTTCCGGGAGCCTGCCGATGCGTCCCGGCTCGTGCAGTTGTTCTTCTTCGACGTCTGA
- the meaB gene encoding methylmalonyl Co-A mutase-associated GTPase MeaB, which translates to MAGVRAGQRRAVARAISLAEDGGALPHEVRAALAAHPPTAHVVGLTGPPGVGKSTSVAALVGEYRRRGVRVGVLAVDPSSPLSSGALLGDRVRMTEHETDPEVFIRSLAARGHLGGLARSVPHALRVLDLASCAVVLIETVGVGQSETEVTGFADSTVVLVAPGAGDAVQAAKAGLAEVGDVYVVNKADQDGAPRAAAELRGVLAASVGRPDGWQPPVLTASAVRGEGLAEVVDALDAHHAWLREHGGLAARRRRRIAVEIEAIALAALRERVGEAALDDLAGAVLDGRLDPESAAKQLLAGTGRRRADGVS; encoded by the coding sequence TTGGCCGGGGTACGCGCCGGGCAGCGGCGCGCGGTGGCCCGGGCGATCTCCCTGGCCGAGGATGGCGGCGCGTTGCCCCACGAGGTGCGCGCCGCCCTGGCCGCGCACCCGCCCACCGCGCACGTGGTCGGCCTCACCGGGCCGCCCGGCGTCGGCAAATCCACCAGCGTCGCGGCGCTGGTGGGGGAGTACCGCCGGCGCGGGGTGCGGGTGGGCGTGCTCGCCGTGGATCCGTCCTCGCCGCTGTCCTCCGGGGCACTGCTCGGTGACCGGGTGCGGATGACCGAGCACGAGACCGACCCGGAGGTGTTCATCCGGTCGTTGGCCGCACGCGGGCACCTGGGCGGACTGGCGCGCTCGGTGCCGCACGCGCTGCGCGTGCTGGACCTGGCCAGTTGCGCGGTGGTGTTGATCGAGACGGTCGGCGTCGGGCAATCGGAGACCGAGGTAACCGGGTTCGCGGACAGCACCGTGGTGCTGGTCGCGCCCGGCGCCGGGGACGCCGTGCAGGCGGCCAAGGCGGGGTTGGCCGAAGTGGGCGATGTGTACGTGGTGAACAAGGCCGACCAGGACGGCGCGCCGCGCGCAGCCGCGGAACTGCGTGGCGTGCTGGCGGCCTCGGTGGGCCGGCCGGACGGCTGGCAGCCGCCGGTGCTCACCGCCAGCGCGGTGCGGGGTGAGGGACTGGCCGAGGTGGTCGACGCGTTGGACGCCCACCACGCCTGGCTGCGCGAGCACGGCGGGTTGGCCGCCCGGCGGCGCCGTCGCATCGCGGTGGAGATCGAGGCGATCGCGTTGGCCGCGTTGCGCGAGCGGGTCGGTGAGGCGGCGTTGGACGACCTGGCCGGCGCCGTGCTCGATGGGAGGCTGGACCCGGAATCCGCGGCAAAGCAGCTGTTGGCCGGCACTGGACGTCGGCGGGCCGACGGTGTGAGCTGA